A genome region from Myripristis murdjan chromosome 16, fMyrMur1.1, whole genome shotgun sequence includes the following:
- the znf576.2 gene encoding zinc finger protein 576.2, with translation MDSDILNIEDIVMGRGLPDPPPQVPSEKTVEPYTSITIKPPPAAPVQPYQHESLQCFQCFITFCSAKAKERHMKKSHREEYKQQLQQGNTLFTCYVCDRTFPSSEELTQHQPTHSKEDKPFKCIHCKESFRIFSELTTHRRQVCPERQFACKDCTETFRSAALLRTHRLAQHPRPEGDATEQPDDPAKTHRCRKCGQGFESESELVVHQEKYSTGQQCNGSASSVKKRGRPSKVEDPAGAEKKGKQKKKEGEATEEPVKSSSTSEAGAPPVEEKGKVGGAKRGRPKAAAKTEIADKKSPEDDSQAQIKEKKPKVASAPPRQLPCPECELTFPGLSQLRAHKKEKHTPRKAHPCEECEESFARPEQLEAHKARAHTEGRFACPTCGKSFGRERTMKAHEKSHSEEKVENRSVKR, from the exons ATGGACTCAGACATTTTGAACATAGAGGACATAGTGATGGGACGAGGACTGCCTGATCCCCCTCCACAAGTTCCCTCTGAGAAAACAGTGGAACCGTACACATCCATCACTATCAAGCCGCCTCCTGCAGCCCCTGTTCAGCCCT ACCAGCATGAGAGTCTGCAGTGTTTCCAGTGCTTCATCACATTCTGCAGTGCCAAAGCCAAGGAAAGGCATATGAAGAAGAGCCACCGAGAGGAGTATAAGCAGCAGCTTCAACAG GGAAATACATTGTTCACCTGCTATGTGTGTGATCGCACCTTTCCATCATCTGAGGAACTGACACAGCACCAGCCGACACACAGCAAGGAAGACAAGCCCTTCAAATGTATTCACTGCAAGGAGAGCTTCAGGATCTTCTCTGAA CTCACAACCCATAGAAGACAGGTGTGTCCAGAGAGACAGTTTGCGTGTAAAGACTGCACTGAAACCTTCCGCAGTGCTGCACTGCTGCGCACTCACCGCCTGGCCCAGCACCCTCGCCCAGAAGGGGATGCTACAGAGCAGCCGGATGACCCTGCAAAGACCCATCGCTGTAGGAAGTGTGGTCAAGGATTTGAATCAGAGTCAGAGTTGGTGGTCCACCAGGAGAAGTACTCGACGGGTCAGCAGTGCAATGGCAGTGCCTCATCTGTCAAGAAACGTGGACGGCCCTCCAAAGTTGAAGACCCTGCTGGTGCTGAGAAGAAGggaaagcagaaaaagaaagagggtgagGCAACAGAGGAGCCagtgaagagcagcagcacgtCAGAGGCAGGAGCACCTCCAgtggaggaaaagggaaaagtaGGTGGCGCAAAGCGTGGCCGTCCTAAGgcagcagcaaaaacagaaatagcagACAAAAAGAGTCCTGAAGATGACAGCCAAGCTCAAATAAAGGAGAAGAAACCTAAAGTGGCTTCCGCCCCGCCCCGCCAGCTCCCCTGTCCTGAATGTGAGCTCACCTTCCCGGGCTTGAGTCAGCTCCGTGCCCATAAGAAGGAAAAGCACACCCCTCGAAAAGCCCATCCCTGTGAGGAATGTGAAGAGAGCTTCGCCCGTCCTGAGCAGCTAGAGGCCCACAAGGCGCGGGCTCACACTGAAGGCCGCTTTGCCTGCCCAACCTGTGGCAAGAGCTTTGGCCGCGAGCGTACCATGAAAGCTCATGAGAAAAGCCACTCAGAGGAGAAGGTTGAAAACCGAAGTGTGAAGAGATAA